A window from Setaria italica strain Yugu1 chromosome VIII, Setaria_italica_v2.0, whole genome shotgun sequence encodes these proteins:
- the LOC111258275 gene encoding putative disease resistance protein At1g59780: MDAVWKSDTTKMKVLASYPSADLRPLALVCSASAQACNWFGGSPSTSLHCNMATILESFVGSCVTKLQEIVTEKAILILGVKDVLKELQGRMERIHQFLNDAEQWSSKESDHNNCLGQLREAMYDSDDIIDLARSKGSELLPDHSLSLSSKSNTCSGLSPFSCFSNIQTRHQVAVRITSLNKRIDNILKDKVISSVPNIQPTRKGLDLKLRKTSNLAEPYLVGKEVIHATRKLVDLLIEHKDKRSYKLAIVGTGGVAKTTLAQKIYNDRKIKGCFNKQAWVCVSKDYSKITILKEILQIIEVQYMHDESIDELLTGNFRM; the protein is encoded by the exons ATGGATGCCGTGTGGAAAAGTGACACAACGAAGATGAAGGTTCTAGCCAGCTACCCCTCTGCTGATTTGCGTCCTTTAGCTCTGGTTTGCTCTGCCTCTGCTCAGG CCTGCAACTGGTTTGGTGGATCTCCATCAACGTCTTTGCATTGTAACATGGCAACCATACTAGAATCTTTTGTTGGATCATGTGTTACGAAGTTGCAAGAGATAGTTACAGAGAAGGCCATACTAATTTTAGGTGTAAAAGATGTTCTCAAAGAACTGCAAGGAAGGATGGAGAGAATACATCAATTTCTTAATGACGCAGAGCAATGGAGCTCAAAAGAATCAGATCATAATAATTGTCTTGGTCAGCTCAGAGAGGCTATGTACGACAGTGATGATATTATCGACTTGGCTAGATCTAAAGGAAGCGAGCTATTACCAGATCATTCTCTGTCATTATCAAGCAAATCGAATACATGCAGTGGCCTTTCACCCTTCTCTTGCTTTTCTAATATCCAGACGCGTCATCAGGTTGCTGTCAGGATTACAAGCCTAAACAAAAGAATAGACAATATTTTAAAGGATAAAGTAATTTCTTCTGTCCCAAATATACAACCTACTAGAAAAGGTTTAGACCTGAAACTGAGAAAAACTTCCAACCTTGCTGAACCCTACCTTGTGGGTAAGGAGGTCATACATGCTACAAGAAAACTAGTGGATTTGCTAATTGAACATAAGGACAAGAGGTCTTACAAGCTTGCAATAGTTGGAACAGGAGGAGTTGCTAAGACAACACTAGCACAGAAAATATACAATGACCGAAAAATAAAAGGATGCTTCAACAAACAAGCATGGGTTTGTGTCTCAAAAGATTACTCTAAAATTACTATTCTAAAGGAGATTCTTCAAATAATTGAAGTACAATACATGCATGATGAGTCAATTGATGAGCTCCTTACAGGAAATtttaggatgtga